The Ricinus communis isolate WT05 ecotype wild-type chromosome 8, ASM1957865v1, whole genome shotgun sequence sequence GAGCTATGATCATTTGCCCATATATTTGCGTCAATGCTTTGCCTATTGTTCAATATTTCCCAAGGGCTACAGTATCTCTAAGAATCAGTTGATCCAATTGTGGATGGCACAAGGTTACATTCTATCTTCAAGCGGGAATCAGAATTTAGAGGAAATTGGCGATCAGTATTTTAGTGATTTGCTGTTGAGGTCATTTTTTCAAGAGGCTGAAATGGATGATTTTGATAACATAATAGGTTGCAAAATGCATGACCTGATTCATGATCTTGCACAAATAGTTGCTGGTACTGATTGctcaatttcaaaaattgatgCTGAAAATATTTCCAAAAGAGTACGTCATTTGTCATTTGACTGTTCCCTCTATTATGCATGGGAAGTTCCAAGGCACTTACAGCAGGTGAAAGGTTTAAGGACCTTCCTGTTACCTGTCAATGATCGCTGGATAAATGAATCCAATCAAGCCACCCTTATTTCAAGTTTCAGAAGATTACGTGTGTTGGATATGCATTGTTTAGGTATTGAAAAGTTGCCGTGCACAATTGGTCAGCTGAAGCACTTGAGGTATCTTGACATTTCTAATAATGATCTTATAGAAAGTCTCCCAGGTTGCATTTGTGATTTGCATAACTTGCAAACCCTGCTGCTCTCTCGTTGTGAAAGACTTGAACAGCTGCCCAGAGACATCAGAAAATTGATTAATCTCAGACACCTCGTGATAATCAAATGTCCTAGATTGCAACACATGCCGCAGGGACTGGAAGAGTTGACTTTTCTTCGGACATTATCAAGGTTCATAGTGCTGAGGGACAAAAGGGCTGGGTCAGATAGAGCTAAACTTAATGAACTTAATGGTTTAAATCTCCTCAGGGGCAGCATATGGCTTAAGAACCTTGAATGCTTGATTGATTCTGCTTCAGAATCAAAGAAAGCAAACTTGAAGGGAAAGATATACCTTCAGTTCCTGGGATTACAATGGAGCCCAGTAGAGGTGGATGATAGGACTAGAGATGAAACACTGTTGGAGAACCTCCAACCTCATCCAAATCTAAAACACTTATGGGTGGAAGGATACGGTGGCCTGAAACTCTCATGTTGGCTTTCCTCACTGATAAATATTGCTAGAATTACTATACGAGAGTGTCACAAATGCCGGTATATCCCACCATTGGAGCATCTGCCATCTCTCAAGTTTCTGCATCTTCATAAATTAGCGGCGCTGGAATATGTAGAATATGGTAGTAATGACACAACTTCGTTATCAGCACCAACAAAAGCATTCTTCCCATCATTGCAGGAGCTCCGGCTTTACAGACTACCTAATTTCAAGGGATGGCAGAGGAGGGAATTCAGTAATGAGAATGATGCGAAAACTGCAACATTACCAGCAGGCAACGATCAATATCTACGACATCTTTTTCCATGCCTACTTCAATTAACCATTGAAAGGTGTTCTAATTTGACTTTGATGCCAGTCTTTCCACATCTAGAATCGCTTCATCTCATTAATTCTAGTGTGAAGGTCACAGCAGCATCAGTCTTTTTTACATTTCCTTCCTCCATCTCCCCCTTTTCAAGAATACAGTTTCTATGTATTGATAAAAGTGTAGATCTTGAGTGTTTGCCAAAAGAAGGGTTGCACAACCTGACTTCTCTGAAGACACTGCAGATTAGTAATTGTCCTAGATTAATGTTTCTTTCTCCAGGAATCAATTTTCTCACTCAACTTTCAAGTTTGGAGATTTATAATTGTGGCATACTTAATTTGTTTGATGACAAGGGCATCATGTGGCAAGGCTTTAGGGGCCTGTGCCATTTGACTATTGATTATCTTCCGCAACTTTTTTACCTCCCAGAGGGGCTTCAGAGAGTTACTGCCCTGCAAGAGCTCCGGATTTTAAGCTGCTACAATCTAGTGTCTTTGCCAGAGTGGATAAAGAACTTCTCATCTCTTCAGGAGCTTGAGATTTCAGATTGCTCTAGTTTAAAGTCACTTCCAGAAGGGATACATGAGCTTGTCTCTTTGAAAAAACTGAAGATTGCTGAAGGTCCCAACTCTTCTGATACATGGCAAAGGAATACAGGCAAAGATTGGTCTAAGATTTTTCGCATCCCAGAGACCCGAAACAGATGATGAACGGCGGAACCAAGACATTCTCGACTCTCTAGGtcaataaattcttataaCTTTCATATGTTCATAATATGTGCCCTATGTATCTACTGttttttgattcttgaaaaAGGTAAACATATCAGTAAATTACTTTGTTTAAAACTGCTACTTATTAGAAGGATACTGCTGAGAATAAACTAGTGCGGACCTTCATCAGGTTGTAGATGAAACTAAAACTGATTTCACAAGCTTATACTTTCACTTCCATGTTACCCCTTGTCAAAGTAAACAAACATCTGTTTTAATACTAATTACTATGATTTCAGGTCCCGAATTCTGCTATTTATCATGCTCATTGAGCCCTGAAGCAACAATGGACCTAATGTTAGTAAAGATGCGAAAGAATTTTTGGAGTTGGTCTTCGACTAGGCCAAATGTGATGATAATCATTCTTTCAGCAGATGAACCTTTGATGATCAAATTAGTGATTTTAAAGGGTGGACTGTACAATACTTAGAATTTTTTCTCTGTACAAGGAGAACATAAATTGATATAGAAGGACATGGAGGTTTGTGATTGATCATATTGGATTCGTACtgatcattttattttttcatggGTGATTTGCATCCTGATATGTAAAAGGTAGTTACGTTGTTCATAAACTCTAAAATGAATGGAATGCTGAAATAGACAAAATCTCTTAGCAATTTTCCTGGAAATATCTTATCCACCCAGTGCATTAGCTTCCATAACATTACTGAAAACAGTTTGTTTTCAGAAAGCTTCATAAAGGTGCAACCCAGCGCTAGAAAACTGTATCCTCTGTTAGGTactaaaattttctattttaggcACTGAAGCCAAGAAATACGAGTAGTGACGAAAATGCaggaaatttaaaattgagatCTGATGGACAGAAGTGAAATTACAATACtggtatttatatatttttagtgttttgtgttcaaaatttatgtaaatataGATTAGAAATATCGAGgctattaaagaataaaagaaaataggtgAAACAGTTTgcgttttcttttctcttctgtTATAATTCAACTGTGACTTTTGTTAAATCATCTGCTAGGCCATTATAATTTAACTGTAACGTTTAACCTTTGTTAGACCATAATACGAAAATAAAGGTCCTCCATCCATAATTTCTTAGCCTGTCTTCTCCATGATCCTTGTGATAAACCACAAAAATtgacaaacaaaataaaaagaaacagaaaactCAGAAACTagagagagaggagagagggggttgaagaagaagaacaactTTTGCTAAGACTATCACTCTCTCCCCTTCCCCTCCtttctcttaatttatttttcttccaaGGAACCTTCTCAAGCTTGTCATAGCCCATTTTCCACTCTT is a genomic window containing:
- the LOC8283409 gene encoding putative disease resistance protein RGA1; amino-acid sequence: MAEAVPYGIATEILCKLGSSLFQEIGSFYGVKKDLQKLENTLSTVKAALLDAEERQEKSHLVQDWIRKLKDAVFDADDLLDAAATRASQLQLETHGRRIKKVCESFLSPELLAFRYKMNHEIKDITKRLNRTADDMAKFNFRERVVDLQVGYRERGQTHSFVLTSEVIGRDENKEDIVKILVSPGNEDNCSIIPIVGIGGLGKTTLAQFVYNDERVVKFFEKRIWVCVTEDFDVELVVRKILSSMTNCELGNLDMDLLQIRLRENLNNKLYLLVLDDMWNENLERWIHLKNLLVGGANGSKILVTTRSRKVASVMGVDSSYLLKGLTEEESWTLFKKITFRGRLEKVDANLEAIGKRMLERCKGVPLAIKTLGSVLQFKKEVSDWLIIENSELWKLSQESNDILPVLKLSYDHLPIYLRQCFAYCSIFPKGYSISKNQLIQLWMAQGYILSSSGNQNLEEIGDQYFSDLLLRSFFQEAEMDDFDNIIGCKMHDLIHDLAQIVAGTDCSISKIDAENISKRVRHLSFDCSLYYAWEVPRHLQQVKGLRTFLLPVNDRWINESNQATLISSFRRLRVLDMHCLGIEKLPCTIGQLKHLRYLDISNNDLIESLPGCICDLHNLQTLLLSRCERLEQLPRDIRKLINLRHLVIIKCPRLQHMPQGLEELTFLRTLSRFIVLRDKRAGSDRAKLNELNGLNLLRGSIWLKNLECLIDSASESKKANLKGKIYLQFLGLQWSPVEVDDRTRDETLLENLQPHPNLKHLWVEGYGGLKLSCWLSSLINIARITIRECHKCRYIPPLEHLPSLKFLHLHKLAALEYVEYGSNDTTSLSAPTKAFFPSLQELRLYRLPNFKGWQRREFSNENDAKTATLPAGNDQYLRHLFPCLLQLTIERCSNLTLMPVFPHLESLHLINSSVKVTAASVFFTFPSSISPFSRIQFLCIDKSVDLECLPKEGLHNLTSLKTLQISNCPRLMFLSPGINFLTQLSSLEIYNCGILNLFDDKGIMWQGFRGLCHLTIDYLPQLFYLPEGLQRVTALQELRILSCYNLVSLPEWIKNFSSLQELEISDCSSLKSLPEGIHELVSLKKLKIAEGPNSSDTWQRNTGKDWSKIFRIPETRNR